A single Pyxicephalus adspersus chromosome 8, UCB_Pads_2.0, whole genome shotgun sequence DNA region contains:
- the MRPL37 gene encoding LOW QUALITY PROTEIN: large ribosomal subunit protein mL37 (The sequence of the model RefSeq protein was modified relative to this genomic sequence to represent the inferred CDS: inserted 1 base in 1 codon; substituted 1 base at 1 genomic stop codon), with protein MAASMLAQPVTGAYVRGPGLRCISVSARCSRRYRAEPRVKQEPPEIPGLEKITXADRKYFLPWLARPSFQQWRPDWHNPRYHRSPPAQEMPLYKEKEAYVFNPYCRLLGGVKQALWLTKSSLIEGLPKSVTSIYEDPTYTFPNHEELVHNTISDSCLWSTTEEQRPKEEYCPKLLQGLLHLCLLQSCSYPGLSQRSFIENYRLAASWRRESDLYLVRGITGVVMSAKTALEPQASPSAIQVTEQQALDSLYPLSPAIDLQEVNVYEEQNHLGXVKYTHPHTNLPFLLATLLYKNPNIVHFCFQEDVKNLEKPVVVQSVATDGQLFHFMVLQLNTLDLESSDGIKNIIWMDGDQALYDTVASKAKIRRKVVVVPAGVSGLKPETFLKFWAMYLNGAV; from the exons atggcggcctccatGCTTGCACAGCCGGTGACCGGAGCGTATGTCAGGGGCCCGGGGCTCCGCTGTATCAGCGTGTCCGCCCGGTGTAGCCGGAGGTATAGGGCAGAGCCCCGGGTGAAGCAGGAACCTCCGGAGATCCCGGGCTTGGAGAAAATCACCTAAGCCGACCGAAAATACTTCTTACCCTGGCTGGCTCGACCCAGCTTCCAGCAATGGAGGCCAGACTGGCACAACCCGCGGTACCACCGGTCTCCCCCTGCCCAGGAAATGCCGCTGTACAAGGAGAAGGAGGCCTATGTATTCAACCCTTATTGCCGCCTGTTGGGAG GTGTGAAGCAGGCACTCTGGCTGACCAAATCCAGTCTAATCGAAGGCTTACCAAAGAGTGTAACAAGTATATATGAAGACCCAACATACACATTCCCAAATCATGAAGAGCTGGTACATAATACAATATCTGATTCCTGCCTATGGAGCACCACAGAGGAACAGAGACCGAAGGAAGAATACTG CCCAAAGCTGCTGCAAGGTCTGTTGCATTTATGCCTATTGCAGAGTTGTTCATACCCTGGCCTCTCCCAACGGAGTTTTATAGAAAATTATCGCTTAGCAGCATCCTGGAGAAGAG AATCTGACCTTTATCTTGTGAGAGGAATTACTGGTGTAGTGATGAGTGCAAAAACAGCTCTAGAACCCCAAGCATCACCCAGCGCTATCCAGGTCACCGAACAGCAAGCTCTGGATTCCCTGTACCCACTTTCTCCTGCTATCGATCTTCAGGAGGTCAATGTGTATGAGGAGCAAAATCATTTAG AAGTTAAATACACTCACCCACACACAAATTTACCATTTCTATTAGCAACACTCCTATATAAAAACCCTAATATTGTGCACTTCTGTTTCCAGGAGGATGTTAAGAATTTGGAGAAGCCGGTTGTGGTACAGAGCGTGGCCACAGATGGACAGCTGTTCCACTTCATGGTTTTGCAACTGAACACACTTGATTTAGAATCCAGCGATGGGATAAAAAATATCATTTGGATGGATGGAGACCAGGCCTTGTATGATACTGTTGCTTCCAAAGCGAAGATCAGAAGGAAAGTGGTCGTG